The Fulvivirga ligni genome window below encodes:
- a CDS encoding amidohydrolase family protein translates to MEKENTLFLVFGICIHYTDVRGYEYFNALFLANGVLGVRDLWGNLAVRDSLESVGYLMPRKYVSGAIMDGPFTLLQGTLQPKSTAEATQMVDSLYKKGADFIKVYDDLSKDIYDAIATKCKQLGMPFVGHVPMSISAEYASEMGRKSMEHLNGIWRSCTNKQEAIDSLQQLFKENFLSNNLPAAVNSFTTINGMYSEFYNEAAANEIANTLSKNGTYVTPTLVLIDKHWRRKGGTFLEQKANKYIPENLLTQWNPELSFPEKMFPPATWEAGQELLKTSSKITKIISENGVKLLAGSDCGVSYVTPGFSLHEELNMLVKEGLSNGEALQTATINPAYFFGLADSLGTIAESKYAELVILENNPLDDISNTTSVDAIIKSGKLYNRAQLDSLLSQSAELAGKSEL, encoded by the coding sequence ATGGAGAAGGAAAATACCTTATTCCTGGTCTTTGGGATATGCATACATTATACAGATGTGAGAGGGTATGAATATTTTAATGCTCTCTTCCTGGCTAATGGTGTGTTGGGTGTTCGCGATCTTTGGGGCAATTTGGCGGTGAGGGATTCATTGGAATCTGTTGGTTATCTGATGCCTCGTAAATATGTATCAGGTGCCATCATGGATGGGCCATTTACACTTTTACAAGGCACACTTCAACCCAAATCTACTGCCGAGGCCACACAAATGGTTGACTCTCTTTACAAGAAAGGAGCAGATTTCATCAAAGTATATGATGATTTGTCTAAGGATATTTATGATGCTATTGCTACGAAGTGTAAGCAGTTAGGGATGCCATTTGTAGGACACGTACCGATGTCTATTTCGGCTGAATATGCCTCTGAAATGGGGCGGAAGAGTATGGAGCATCTTAACGGAATCTGGAGATCATGCACCAATAAACAGGAGGCCATTGATAGCTTACAGCAGCTTTTTAAAGAGAATTTTTTATCCAACAATTTGCCAGCGGCTGTAAACAGCTTTACCACGATCAATGGTATGTATAGTGAATTTTATAATGAAGCTGCAGCGAATGAAATAGCTAATACTCTAAGTAAAAATGGCACGTATGTTACTCCTACCTTGGTTTTAATAGATAAGCACTGGAGAAGAAAAGGAGGGACATTTTTAGAGCAAAAAGCAAATAAATACATCCCTGAGAATTTACTCACACAGTGGAATCCGGAATTAAGTTTCCCCGAAAAGATGTTTCCTCCTGCTACCTGGGAAGCTGGGCAGGAGCTTTTAAAAACATCATCAAAGATTACCAAAATTATTAGTGAGAATGGAGTTAAACTATTGGCAGGGTCTGATTGTGGTGTATCATATGTAACGCCAGGCTTTAGTCTTCATGAGGAGCTTAATATGTTGGTTAAGGAAGGTTTGTCTAACGGTGAAGCCTTGCAAACGGCCACCATAAATCCTGCGTATTTTTTCGGTCTGGCTGATTCTTTAGGCACCATTGCCGAAAGTAAATATGCAGAGCTGGTTATCCTTGAAAACAACCCTCTGGATGATATTTCAAATACAACCTCTGTAGACGCCATCATAAAAAGTGGAAAATTATATAATAGAGCACAGTTAGACTCTTTACTTTCTCAGTCTGCAGAGCTTGCGGGGAAGAGTGAGTTGTAA
- a CDS encoding glycosyltransferase — MKIAILTLGTRGDVQPYAVLGRALKAKGHEVTLSTAKNFEQLVGSYGIEFVPVEADFQEVLDSEDGKKTLKGNPFAIRKNLKTWVYPLIANSLEVFYKLAVESDLVLYHVKTLADSFADQFPEKMVRASVLPIVEPTKEFKNPSFGGLPIPKMFNRLSYTLSNQSLKLLSKPIGEFRVKFQLPKKFTVPNVKNIYAMSPSFLPTPKDYSATSKFNGFWYDDSTEELSKELTDFIHDGEKPLLITFGSMPSKSKFNLIKAVGKLVETLKVRVIIVKGWGFEKDLLADNSKIKIIDSVSYQTIFPLVKAVIHHGGIGTTAECLRAGIPFMICPILYPIGDQKFWGELAYNKGIAVKPIPLSKMTEAKFIDSVSELLNNQELYENSIAMKTRIHHEDGIEKTIEEIEKQGKTVSSVNADNNYIKE; from the coding sequence ATGAAAATAGCCATCTTAACCCTAGGCACCCGTGGAGATGTGCAGCCTTATGCCGTTTTGGGAAGAGCTTTAAAGGCAAAAGGGCATGAGGTAACACTATCTACAGCCAAAAATTTTGAACAACTGGTGGGGTCTTATGGAATTGAGTTTGTTCCGGTTGAGGCTGATTTTCAGGAAGTTTTGGATTCTGAGGATGGTAAAAAGACGTTGAAAGGAAACCCATTTGCTATTAGAAAAAATCTTAAGACTTGGGTCTATCCTTTAATAGCCAATTCATTAGAAGTTTTTTACAAGTTGGCCGTAGAAAGTGATTTGGTTTTGTACCATGTGAAGACATTGGCGGACAGTTTTGCTGATCAATTTCCTGAAAAAATGGTTAGAGCATCAGTACTTCCCATTGTGGAGCCCACTAAAGAGTTCAAAAATCCTTCTTTTGGAGGATTGCCTATCCCGAAAATGTTTAATAGGTTAAGTTATACACTGTCAAATCAAAGTCTTAAGCTATTATCCAAGCCTATAGGGGAGTTTAGAGTGAAGTTTCAATTGCCTAAAAAATTCACAGTACCAAATGTGAAAAACATATATGCAATGAGTCCAAGTTTTTTGCCAACCCCAAAAGACTACTCAGCCACCTCTAAATTTAACGGTTTTTGGTATGATGATTCTACTGAAGAACTCTCTAAAGAGCTAACCGATTTTATTCACGACGGAGAAAAGCCCCTGCTCATTACTTTCGGTAGTATGCCTTCAAAAAGCAAGTTTAACTTAATAAAAGCCGTAGGTAAGTTAGTGGAAACACTCAAAGTAAGAGTAATCATTGTAAAAGGTTGGGGGTTTGAAAAGGATTTGCTAGCTGATAATTCGAAGATTAAAATCATAGACAGCGTTTCATATCAAACTATTTTTCCTTTGGTAAAAGCAGTCATTCACCACGGCGGAATAGGCACCACTGCGGAATGCTTAAGGGCAGGCATACCTTTTATGATATGTCCCATTTTATATCCTATCGGAGACCAAAAGTTCTGGGGAGAATTAGCTTATAATAAGGGGATTGCCGTGAAACCAATACCCCTCAGTAAGATGACTGAAGCTAAATTTATCGATAGTGTTTCCGAACTACTGAATAACCAAGAACTCTATGAAAATTCCATCGCAATGAAAACCAGAATACACCATGAGGATGGAATTGAAAAAACAATTGAAGAAATAGAAAAGCAGGGAAAGACGGTTTCTTCAGTAAATGCTGATAATAATTATATTAAAGAATGA
- a CDS encoding NAD(P)/FAD-dependent oxidoreductase codes for MDIKYDYDVIIIGGSYAGLSAAMALGRSLRKILIIDGGLPCNRQTPHSHNFITQDGEKPHVIASKAREQVLQYKTVNLVNGLAVEAVKLNSGFRITTDSVDTYTAKKLIFATGIKDIMPEIDGFPHCWGISVIHCPYCHGYEVKSEVTGILANGDAAMHYAMLIRNLTDKLTIYTNGKATFDEAQRLQLDNHNIKVVEREIKAFDHNKGQLKSIIFKDETSAQLTALYAKVDFVQHTDLLEKLGCQLTEQGFIETNNFQQTSVADVYACGDNTSPMRSVANSVAAGNFAGAMVNMELCKAEF; via the coding sequence ATGGATATAAAATACGATTATGATGTAATCATCATAGGTGGGAGTTATGCCGGCCTTTCGGCGGCCATGGCTTTAGGACGCTCATTAAGAAAAATACTCATCATTGATGGCGGATTACCCTGCAACAGACAAACCCCACACTCTCATAATTTCATTACTCAAGACGGTGAAAAGCCGCACGTGATTGCCTCCAAGGCAAGAGAACAGGTGTTGCAGTATAAAACCGTAAACCTGGTTAATGGCCTGGCCGTGGAGGCTGTAAAGTTAAATTCTGGTTTTAGGATTACCACAGATTCAGTAGACACTTACACGGCCAAAAAACTCATATTTGCCACTGGCATTAAAGATATTATGCCGGAGATTGACGGCTTTCCTCACTGTTGGGGTATTTCAGTAATTCATTGCCCATATTGCCATGGCTATGAAGTGAAAAGTGAGGTGACGGGTATATTGGCCAATGGCGATGCAGCCATGCACTATGCTATGCTGATAAGAAACCTTACCGATAAACTCACCATATATACCAATGGCAAAGCCACCTTTGATGAAGCCCAACGGCTGCAGTTAGATAACCATAATATCAAAGTAGTAGAGCGTGAGATTAAAGCTTTTGATCACAATAAAGGACAACTCAAAAGCATCATTTTCAAAGACGAAACTTCGGCTCAGCTCACTGCACTTTACGCCAAGGTTGACTTTGTACAACATACTGATCTGCTTGAAAAACTGGGCTGCCAACTTACTGAGCAAGGCTTTATAGAAACTAATAACTTTCAGCAAACTAGCGTGGCTGATGTTTACGCTTGTGGCGACAACACATCTCCTATGCGTTCAGTGGCCAATTCTGTTGCTGCAGGTAATTTTGCTGGTGCTATGGTGAATATGGAGTTGTGTAAGGCAGAATTTTAA
- a CDS encoding GNAT family N-acetyltransferase translates to MITIKRTNSDDEDFVALVKLLDQDLAVRDGDEHGFYAQYNKISMIKHAVVAYDGDVAIACGAVKAFDDESMEVKRMYTAESARGKGVASVVLAELEKWAGELGYAKCVLETGVRQPEAIRLYEKNGYQLTPNYGQYVGVENSRCFEKLIIIK, encoded by the coding sequence ATGATCACCATTAAAAGAACCAACTCAGATGATGAAGACTTTGTAGCTCTCGTGAAGTTGCTAGACCAGGATCTGGCAGTAAGAGATGGCGACGAACATGGTTTTTACGCTCAGTATAATAAGATAAGCATGATCAAGCATGCCGTGGTGGCTTATGATGGTGATGTAGCTATTGCCTGCGGGGCGGTGAAGGCTTTTGATGATGAGTCTATGGAGGTGAAGAGAATGTATACTGCCGAGTCGGCCAGGGGGAAGGGGGTGGCTTCTGTGGTGTTGGCTGAGCTGGAAAAGTGGGCTGGTGAGCTGGGATATGCCAAATGTGTATTGGAAACTGGTGTAAGACAGCCAGAGGCTATCCGGCTATATGAGAAAAATGGGTATCAACTAACGCCGAACTATGGACAGTATGTAGGGGTGGAAAATAGTAGATGCTTTGAGAAATTAATAATCATAAAATAA
- a CDS encoding REP-associated tyrosine transposase, translated as MSAGYRISNPEGIYFITFAVVEWVDVFTRRVYMDILIDSLKYCQREKGLVLYAWCFMSNHVHMICSAREGHNLSDILRDFKKYTSKRIVKEIQNNSQESRKGWMLWIFKNAGSKNSKNKDYQFWRQKTHPIELESNFFKDQKLEYIHNNPVVAGIVREAQDYQYSSAIDYSGGKGLIDVEYL; from the coding sequence ATGTCAGCAGGATATAGAATATCGAATCCAGAAGGTATTTACTTCATTACATTTGCTGTGGTGGAGTGGGTAGATGTTTTTACCAGACGAGTTTATATGGATATTTTGATCGATAGTTTGAAATACTGTCAAAGGGAAAAGGGATTGGTATTATATGCATGGTGTTTTATGAGTAATCATGTCCATATGATTTGTTCAGCCAGAGAGGGTCATAACTTATCTGATATTTTGAGGGACTTTAAAAAATACACTTCTAAAAGAATTGTGAAAGAGATTCAAAATAACTCACAGGAAAGTAGGAAAGGCTGGATGTTATGGATATTTAAGAATGCTGGAAGTAAAAATTCGAAAAATAAAGATTATCAATTTTGGAGACAGAAAACCCATCCAATAGAACTCGAAAGTAATTTTTTCAAAGATCAGAAATTGGAATACATACATAACAATCCAGTAGTTGCTGGAATAGTACGAGAAGCTCAAGATTATCAATATTCCAGTGCCATTGATTATTCAGGAGGGAAAGGGCTTATTGATGTGGAGTATTTGTGA
- a CDS encoding BNR repeat-containing protein, with protein MKKTTIIILLALVSIPILYLGIQVKEKFDFVSELRDDPDSIHTTDTISTSGAIEITSVGQGWARNSVNTVIFRKNSLITHDGVQYIAYYNADAQLVLGKRKVGARAWFTQVTAYEGHAQDAHNDISVTVDGDGYLHVSWDHHDTPLRYARSVSPGSLELSKEMIMTGSQESKVSYPEFYKLPGGDLLFFYRDGSSGNGSLVMNKYDHKNKTWHRLQDQLIDGEGQRNAYWQACVDASGTIHLSWVWRESPDVASNHDLCYAKSSDGGVTWQTSNGQRYQLPITINTAETVQAIPQNSELINQTSMVANSQGDPFIISYWKPKGSDVPQYQLVYKNRDWKVENLSFRSEPFSLSGMGTKKIPISRPQILVTEDQVFVIFRDAERDNRISVAQNKMPFKDPWTITDLTGSGYDSWEPTLDSEQWHQNHVISLFLQKTDQIDGEGLSDQPASVVEVLDWKVPLD; from the coding sequence ATGAAAAAAACAACCATCATAATACTTCTCGCCCTCGTATCAATCCCTATTTTATATCTTGGCATCCAGGTAAAAGAAAAGTTCGATTTTGTAAGTGAATTAAGGGACGATCCTGATTCGATTCATACCACAGATACAATAAGTACCTCAGGCGCCATCGAGATTACATCTGTAGGGCAAGGCTGGGCCAGAAATTCGGTGAATACCGTTATTTTCAGAAAAAATTCGCTCATTACTCATGATGGTGTTCAATACATTGCTTACTATAATGCTGATGCACAGCTGGTTTTAGGCAAGAGAAAAGTAGGAGCTAGAGCCTGGTTTACGCAGGTCACGGCTTATGAAGGGCATGCGCAAGATGCTCATAATGATATCAGCGTTACAGTTGATGGAGATGGTTATTTGCATGTCTCCTGGGATCATCATGATACACCATTAAGATATGCTCGTAGCGTATCGCCAGGTTCATTGGAATTAAGCAAGGAAATGATCATGACCGGGAGCCAGGAAAGTAAAGTTTCATATCCGGAGTTTTACAAACTGCCGGGTGGCGACTTGCTGTTTTTCTATAGAGATGGCAGCTCGGGCAACGGTAGTTTGGTGATGAATAAATATGATCATAAGAACAAGACCTGGCATCGTCTTCAAGATCAGTTGATTGATGGAGAAGGCCAACGCAATGCTTATTGGCAGGCCTGTGTAGATGCTTCGGGAACTATCCATTTGTCCTGGGTGTGGCGTGAAAGCCCTGATGTAGCCTCTAATCATGATTTATGCTACGCAAAATCATCTGATGGCGGAGTTACATGGCAAACATCGAATGGGCAAAGGTATCAGTTGCCAATAACCATCAATACCGCTGAGACAGTACAAGCCATTCCACAAAATAGTGAGCTGATTAATCAAACTTCTATGGTTGCTAATAGCCAGGGAGATCCCTTTATTATCAGCTATTGGAAACCGAAAGGTTCAGATGTGCCTCAGTATCAGTTAGTCTATAAAAATCGGGATTGGAAAGTAGAGAACCTCTCATTTCGCTCTGAGCCCTTTAGTCTAAGTGGTATGGGCACCAAGAAGATACCGATATCTCGTCCCCAGATTTTGGTAACAGAAGATCAGGTTTTCGTCATTTTTCGAGATGCTGAAAGAGATAATCGTATTTCGGTTGCACAAAATAAAATGCCCTTTAAAGACCCCTGGACCATTACTGACCTCACAGGTAGTGGCTATGATTCCTGGGAGCCCACCCTTGATAGTGAACAGTGGCATCAAAATCATGTCATCAGCCTTTTTTTACAGAAAACAGACCAGATAGACGGCGAGGGGTTATCCGATCAGCCAGCTAGCGTGGTGGAGGTCCTGGATTGGAAGGTGCCTTTAGATTAA
- a CDS encoding phosphodiester glycosidase family protein, whose protein sequence is MKRYIFFIPALLIITAFIMSPQSYVVDEELFVMHEVDPALGDLRMFWRDADGKIYGSLSRLRKSVEQEGNTLRFAMNGGMYLRDQSPQGLYIENGELKSEINLKNSTYGNFYMQPNGIFYLTENGDANVITTSEFKHSSDVTYATQSGPMLLIKGEYHPKFMMGSSNLHIRNGVGILPNGHVLFAMSKKPVNFYDFATLFKQNGCEDALYLDGFVSRTYLPEKKWIQEDGGFGVIIGEVK, encoded by the coding sequence ATGAAACGATATATTTTCTTTATACCGGCCCTTCTGATAATTACTGCATTCATTATGTCACCTCAGAGCTATGTGGTGGATGAAGAGCTATTTGTGATGCACGAGGTAGATCCTGCTCTTGGTGATCTGAGGATGTTTTGGAGAGATGCCGACGGAAAGATTTACGGTTCCCTGTCAAGACTAAGAAAATCAGTGGAGCAAGAAGGAAATACTTTAAGGTTTGCAATGAATGGAGGGATGTATCTTAGGGACCAAAGTCCACAAGGATTATATATTGAAAATGGTGAATTAAAGAGTGAAATAAACCTTAAAAATTCTACTTATGGCAATTTTTACATGCAACCCAACGGTATATTTTATCTCACAGAAAACGGAGATGCAAATGTGATAACAACTTCCGAATTTAAGCATAGTTCAGATGTTACTTACGCCACTCAGTCTGGACCAATGTTACTCATCAAAGGCGAATATCATCCCAAATTCATGATGGGATCTTCAAATTTGCACATAAGAAATGGTGTAGGGATACTTCCTAATGGACATGTGTTGTTTGCAATGTCCAAAAAGCCGGTTAATTTTTATGATTTTGCCACTTTGTTCAAGCAAAATGGATGTGAAGATGCCCTTTATTTAGATGGCTTTGTGTCAAGAACATATTTGCCGGAGAAGAAATGGATACAGGAAGATGGAGGTTTTGGGGTGATCATTGGAGAGGTAAAGTGA
- a CDS encoding RecQ family ATP-dependent DNA helicase, with translation MKPTLEVLKKYWGYDSFRAVQEDIINAVLDKHDVLALLPTGGGKSVCFQVPAMLLDGVCIVITPLIALMKDQVEQLNRRGIKATAIYSGMSKKEIDIKLDNCVFGNIKFLYVSPERLQTELFQERLKRMTVGLLAVDESHCISQWGYDFRPSYLHIAEIRELIPEVNIVALTATATPEVKEDIQEKLQFTNQKVFQKSFSRSNLSYSVRKVEDKDRKLLEVLRNVKGTAIVYARSRKGTKDIAQFLYRNGISADFYHAGLTHEERVRKQEDWINDKRRVMVATNAFGMGIDKPNVRVVVHMELPQDIESYYQEAGRAGRDEKKAYAVIIHNHSDVEDLMARVKQQYPSVDYMKKIYQCLANYYKLAVGSGEGQSFNFEIQAFSDNYNLQHMEVYYALKKLEEEELIQFTESFYNPSRVHIIPDNRRLYEFQIANAKHDVFLKVLLRICGGELFNNFMKISESQISSMLGIPEKEVVRQLQRLAELEVIAYDERKDKPQVIFTTPRKDATTLKLNTKRLKEREDNAISKVNSITKYVESTEECRTKMLLEYFGELDYDSCGVCDVCISQKHEKEHVDHDHYHHQIVHLVGEEQLTIEELMDKIAPKEKETFLDIIREMIDSGELMYDDQWRLVQG, from the coding sequence ATGAAACCGACGCTGGAGGTACTGAAGAAATATTGGGGCTATGATAGCTTTAGGGCTGTACAGGAAGATATCATCAATGCTGTGCTGGATAAGCATGATGTATTGGCGCTGTTGCCTACCGGTGGAGGTAAGTCAGTATGCTTTCAGGTGCCTGCTATGCTGCTGGATGGTGTGTGCATAGTGATTACTCCTTTGATTGCCTTGATGAAAGATCAGGTGGAACAGCTCAACCGTAGAGGGATAAAGGCGACGGCCATTTATTCTGGTATGAGCAAGAAGGAGATTGACATCAAGCTGGATAACTGCGTGTTTGGTAATATAAAATTTCTTTATGTTTCTCCCGAAAGGCTTCAGACAGAACTCTTTCAGGAGCGTCTCAAACGAATGACGGTTGGGCTATTAGCAGTAGATGAATCGCACTGTATTTCTCAATGGGGCTATGATTTCAGACCTTCTTACCTGCATATCGCAGAGATAAGGGAGTTGATTCCTGAGGTGAACATTGTAGCACTAACCGCTACAGCCACACCAGAGGTTAAGGAAGATATTCAGGAGAAGCTACAATTCACAAATCAAAAAGTATTTCAGAAAAGTTTTTCCAGAAGTAATCTTTCCTATTCGGTTCGTAAGGTGGAAGATAAGGATAGAAAGCTGCTTGAGGTACTTCGAAATGTGAAGGGCACGGCCATAGTATATGCCAGAAGTAGAAAAGGGACCAAGGATATTGCCCAGTTTTTATATAGAAATGGGATATCAGCCGATTTTTATCATGCAGGCCTTACTCATGAAGAGCGGGTAAGAAAGCAGGAAGATTGGATAAATGACAAGCGCAGAGTGATGGTGGCCACCAATGCTTTTGGTATGGGTATCGACAAACCGAATGTGCGGGTAGTGGTGCATATGGAGTTGCCTCAAGATATTGAATCTTACTATCAGGAAGCGGGCAGGGCTGGACGTGATGAGAAAAAGGCCTATGCGGTGATCATTCATAATCATTCTGATGTGGAAGACCTGATGGCTCGTGTGAAGCAGCAGTACCCGTCTGTAGATTACATGAAGAAGATATACCAATGTCTGGCTAATTACTATAAACTGGCGGTAGGAAGTGGAGAAGGGCAGAGCTTCAATTTTGAGATACAGGCCTTTTCAGATAATTATAACCTTCAGCATATGGAGGTGTATTATGCGCTTAAAAAGCTGGAAGAGGAAGAGCTGATTCAATTTACGGAGAGCTTTTACAACCCATCACGAGTTCATATTATTCCGGATAACAGAAGATTATATGAATTTCAGATTGCTAATGCTAAGCATGATGTTTTCCTTAAGGTGCTACTTAGAATTTGTGGAGGGGAGCTGTTTAACAATTTTATGAAAATATCAGAGTCACAGATTTCCAGTATGCTTGGAATACCTGAAAAGGAGGTAGTACGACAGCTACAACGCTTAGCTGAATTAGAGGTGATTGCTTATGATGAGCGCAAGGATAAACCCCAAGTAATCTTTACAACCCCTAGAAAAGATGCTACCACTTTAAAGCTGAACACCAAAAGGCTAAAGGAACGAGAGGATAATGCCATCTCTAAGGTGAATTCCATCACCAAATACGTAGAGTCTACCGAAGAATGTCGCACCAAAATGCTGCTGGAGTACTTCGGTGAGCTGGACTATGACTCCTGCGGAGTATGCGATGTATGTATAAGTCAAAAGCATGAAAAGGAACATGTAGATCATGATCACTATCACCATCAAATAGTGCATTTGGTAGGAGAAGAGCAGCTCACCATAGAAGAACTTATGGACAAAATAGCCCCCAAGGAAAAAGAGACTTTCCTTGACATCATCCGCGAGATGATTGATAGTGGTGAGTTAATGTATGATGACCAGTGGAGGCTGGTGCAGGGGTAG
- a CDS encoding formate--tetrahydrofolate ligase yields the protein MTTEYKSDLEIAQSTELQHIRDIAQSVSISEDDLEMYGKHKAKLPLSLIDEEKIAQSTLILVTAMTPTPAGEGKTTTSIGLTEGLNKLGKKTTVVLREPSLGPVFGMKGGAAGGGYSQVVPMEDINLHFTGDFAAIEKANNLLAALIDNNIQSKTDNLGIDPRTVEWKRVMDMNDRGLRNIISGMGGKAGGMMRETGFNITAASEIMAILCLVKDIEDLKEKMGNIYIGDTFSGEAVFVKDLGAEGAMAALLKDAIKPNLVQTLEGNPAIIHGGPFANIAQGTNSIIATKMGMSLTPYVVTEAGFGADLGAEKFLNIKCGYAGLSPKAIVVVATVRALKYHGGQSLTDLKQPNTTHLVKGLDNLEKHIENVKLYGVQPVVSINKFATDTEEELKIVKERCEELGVKCAIAEGWEHGGNGTTELASEVLKAIDECTGTYKPVYDWNWSIEDKIEAVARKVYGARDVEFLPKAKQNLKKIARVGLSDKPICIAKTQSSFSDDPKQLGRPQNFTLTVREIEIAAGAGFCIPITGNMLRMPGLPAVPAAINMDIDNDGKISGLS from the coding sequence ATGACTACTGAATATAAATCTGACCTTGAAATAGCTCAGTCTACTGAGTTGCAACATATAAGAGATATAGCCCAAAGTGTAAGCATTTCTGAGGATGACCTGGAGATGTATGGTAAGCACAAGGCAAAATTGCCTCTATCACTCATAGATGAAGAAAAAATAGCCCAGAGTACCTTGATCTTGGTCACTGCCATGACGCCTACACCGGCCGGAGAGGGTAAAACTACTACTTCAATTGGACTGACAGAGGGGCTTAATAAACTAGGCAAGAAAACGACAGTAGTTCTTCGTGAGCCTTCATTAGGACCTGTTTTTGGTATGAAAGGTGGAGCTGCCGGTGGTGGATACAGCCAGGTTGTGCCTATGGAAGATATCAACCTGCATTTTACTGGCGACTTTGCAGCTATAGAAAAAGCTAATAATCTACTAGCAGCCTTGATTGATAACAATATTCAGTCGAAAACAGACAATTTGGGCATAGATCCGCGTACTGTGGAGTGGAAGCGTGTGATGGATATGAACGATCGTGGACTGAGAAATATCATATCAGGCATGGGTGGCAAGGCTGGTGGAATGATGCGGGAGACCGGATTTAATATTACCGCAGCTTCTGAAATTATGGCGATACTTTGTCTGGTAAAAGATATAGAAGACCTTAAGGAGAAAATGGGTAACATCTATATTGGCGATACCTTCAGTGGAGAGGCTGTTTTTGTGAAAGATCTGGGAGCTGAAGGTGCCATGGCAGCTTTGCTCAAAGATGCTATAAAACCTAACCTGGTTCAGACATTGGAAGGTAATCCTGCAATTATTCACGGAGGACCATTTGCCAACATAGCGCAAGGAACTAATTCTATCATAGCTACAAAAATGGGGATGTCACTCACTCCTTATGTGGTTACTGAGGCTGGTTTCGGAGCAGACCTGGGAGCGGAAAAGTTTTTGAATATCAAGTGTGGTTATGCAGGGCTATCACCCAAGGCTATTGTGGTAGTGGCTACAGTGAGGGCGCTTAAATATCATGGTGGTCAGAGCCTTACTGATCTGAAGCAGCCGAATACGACCCATTTAGTGAAAGGATTGGACAACCTGGAGAAGCACATAGAAAATGTGAAATTGTATGGAGTGCAGCCAGTTGTCTCTATCAACAAGTTTGCGACTGATACAGAAGAGGAATTAAAGATAGTAAAAGAAAGATGTGAGGAACTAGGTGTGAAATGTGCCATAGCAGAAGGTTGGGAGCATGGAGGAAACGGAACCACAGAGCTAGCATCAGAAGTATTAAAAGCCATAGATGAATGTACGGGCACTTACAAACCGGTGTATGACTGGAACTGGAGCATTGAAGACAAGATAGAAGCCGTAGCGCGTAAGGTATATGGAGCCAGAGATGTAGAGTTTTTGCCAAAAGCCAAGCAAAACCTAAAGAAAATTGCCCGCGTAGGACTTAGCGATAAGCCTATTTGCATAGCCAAAACACAGAGCTCATTCAGTGATGACCCTAAACAATTAGGAAGACCGCAGAATTTCACTTTAACTGTAAGAGAAATTGAAATAGCCGCGGGGGCAGGCTTCTGCATCCCGATAACCGGGAATATGCTTAGGATGCCAGGTTTGCCGGCCGTACCTGCCGCCATCAACATGGATATTGATAATGATGGTAAGATTTCTGGATTGAGTTAA